The sequence GAGATTGCGCTCGATGGTGGTCGAGCAGTTGGCGCAGGTCATGCCGGCAATGGGCAGTTCGACCCGCGCCGTGGCCACGCCGTAGCCCAACTCCCCGATCAGGTCATGGATGGCGGCTGGCTGCACCACGGCAGGGTCATACACCACTCGCGCCCGCTCGGTGGCCAGATTGACCGATGCCTCCTCCACGCCGGCCATGCGCTTCAGATTGCGCTCGATGGTGGTCGAGCAGTTGGCGCAGGTCATGCCGGTGATGGGGAGGACAAGCTGTTGGCTGGTCATAGGTGGATGGTAGGGAGGAAAGCGCCGGGCCGGATCAACCGGTCTCTGGCAAGCCCAGGAGCTGCGAGAGGCGCTTGCGGTTGAAGCCCACGACCGGTTCTTCACCCACGAGCGTGACCGGAGTCGAGAAGACCTGCAAGCGTTCGAGCACGGCCAACGCCTCCTCGTCTTCGATCACATTGCGTTCCTCGAAGGCGACGCCCATTTGAGAAAGCCACGCTTTCTCGCTGTTGCAGAACAGTCAGCCGGGTTGGGTGAAAAGGACAACGTGCGGGTCTTCCATGCCGGATTCCCTAATTGGCGGGCGCGTAACCGGCCTCTTGCAGGGCCGCGCGCGCTTTGATCAGCGCCTCTTCACTGGCGTAATCGACCATGACGGCGCGGGTTTCGATGCTGCCCTGGATGTATTCGACGCCTTCGACGAAT comes from Caldilineales bacterium and encodes:
- a CDS encoding heavy-metal-associated domain-containing protein, encoding MKKTLTIPTISCGHCLKTIERELKFVEGVEYIQGSIETRAVMVDYASEEALIKARAALQEAGYAPAN